The Candidatus Kryptobacter tengchongensis nucleotide sequence GTTGTCGCCTTTGACTGTTCATATTTTTCAGGATTTAATTTTATCTGTGCCATCTTTGCATATTCGGATTCTGGGAAGTTGTTTAAAACATTCGTGTAATACTCAATCGCCTTTGCAAAATTTTTAAGTTTGTATTCGTTAATCCACCCAATTGCATAAAACGCCTTTGCTTTCAAATTTGAGTTTGAATTATGGTTGCAAATTGTGCTTAACATTTTAATTGCGGCTTCAGGATCTGTGTCAATTAAAGATATTGCAATGTTGTAAATTTTATTTAATGTGTCGCTTATGATTTCGTTTTTAATCCCGATAAATTTCGCCACTTGAGTTGAAAATTCACTGTATGGAAATTTTCTTAGCAGCTCAAGATAAATTTCTTTTGCCTTTGTTGTGTCAATCAATTCGTATATTGTCCCAAGAAGATAATAGGAGCGTGGTGTTACGGGAGATTCTGGATGATTTTCAATTATGTCTTTAAGATAATATATTGCGGAGTCAACCCTGTTAAGGGATGTGTGAAAAGTCCATGCGAGTGAATACTTCGCCTGTGAGATTAGATTTTGTATTGAGTCAATGTTTAATGATATAGTTGAATCCGAGTTCATCTTTATTGAGTTTAGGATGCTATCATTTCTTGAGATGATCAAACGGTTGCGGAAATAATCATTTAGTACTGCGGATTTTCTCTGTGCTTGCCTTGATGCCTCGCTTTGTGGAAACTCAACCTGTGCCTTTTCATAAAACAATTTCGCTGAGTCATATTTCCCCAAATTTGTCTCATAAATCCGAGCAAGCTCAAAATACCCAAATGCGGATTCCTCGGTTCTTTTGTATGTTGTATCAAGGTAGGTGTAAGTTTGAATTGCAAGTTCTATTTTCCCGGATAAATGATGGGTGCGCGCAAGCTCAAGATAAACTTTCCTTTCATAATCCTTGTCTATGTTTGAATGAATAAGATCGTTTAAAACTCTTTCGGAAAGTTCATAATTCCCAAGCTTGCGTTGCTGAATTGCATATTTTATGAGCGAGTAAATTTTGAGATTTGTCCTTTTTGTTGTTTTTGAGGTGTTGTTGTAAAACTTAGCGCTTTCAGATGAATTTCTTTCTTCGTTGATTTCTCCAAGATAAAATAAAATTTCCGCTTTATCCTCACCCTTTGCTTGTTGTGATGCGAGGTTAAGGTAGTAAATAGCGCTGTCAATTTCGCCAATTCTAAATTTTGCTAAGCCATAAATTTTGTGGAGTTTCCACAGGTTTTTATTTTTGGTGTCATGTCTTGCTTTTGTTTGAAATGAAATTATAACCTCTTCATATTTTTTCTCTTTTGAGAGGGTGAACATGAGAAAGTAAAGCGCTTCGTCGTAAAGTTTGCTTTTTGGAAATGTTGATATAAGTTCTGCAAATTTTCTTTCCGCCCCAAGGTAGTTATCTTGATAAAAATATGCCTTACCTATCATAAGGAGAGCATCATCTCCAACCGAGGTGTTCAGGTAGTATTGTAAAATTTTTGAACACTTTTTTATAACATCATCAAGTTTATTTTTTTCGTTCTGCGGAAGGTTAAATTCAACATCAAATTTTTCAATTGATAAAAATTTTTCAGAGGAAACCCTGTTATACAAAACCTGCTCAACCTGTTCAAGTGTAACTTTAGCGTTGTAATAAGTGTTGAAATAGGCGTTGAATTCACTCATTACATTTTTCCAGATTGAACAACCAGAAAATATAAAAGATGATAATATTACAAGCAGAGGAAGTCTTTTAATCTTGTGGCTCAAGTTTAATTCTACTCTTGAATTTGGCTGATGTAATTTAAAACAATTATTTTCAATTTGCAAATTTATCGTGTATTGATTTATGAGCGGGGTACTTCTTTTTGAAACAGACACTTTGAAGTTTTTTATAATTTGTTTTTTATCGGTGAAATGTTTAACTTTATTTAGATTAAATTTAAAATAGGTCGTTAAAATGGCGAGTGCGAAATTAATAGAAAAGGTTCGTGAGAATTTCGTAAATCATTTAAAAAAGGGAAATCTCCGGGCAACGGAACAAAGATATGAGGTTTTAAACTCAGTTCTTGAAATGAATGGACATTTTGGGGCAGAGGATTTATTTATCAGGATGAAAAATGAGGGGAAGAAGGTATCAAGAGCGACTGTCTATAATACGCTTGAGCTTCTTTTTGAACTTGGGGTTGTCTCAAGGCATAAGGTTGGAAATGTTTTCGTTTATGAACGAGCCTTTGGACGGGAACATCACGATCATTTAATTTGTGTTAACTGTGGGTCTATAATTGAATTTCAAAGCGAGGAGATTGAAAAGATTCAGGATGAGATCTGCAAGAAATATAGGTTTAAGCCGATAAGGCACACTCATCAAATTTTCGGACTTTGTGCAAAATGCGCAGCAAAAGAGAAATGAAAAGGGGTGAGCTAATGAGATTGACTGAAGCAGAGCCTGGAATGGAACTTGAAATTTATGAATTGCCGGTTGGAAATTTTAAAACTCACTTTGTTCGGCTTGGTGTAATAGAGGGGACAAGGGTAAAGTGTATTCATAAGTTGCCCGGTGGCACTGTTGTGATTTCAAAGCGACATCAGGAAATAGCAGTTGGCAGTGAAATAGCAAAAAAAATCATGGTTAAAAAAATTTAGGAAAGTTTTATGCATGTGCATCAATCAGCGGAGACAAAGGTTGAGAAAGATATGAAGAAACTCGTTTTGGTTGGAAATCCAAATGTTGGTAAATCAATCTTCTTTAACTATCTCACAGGGCTTTATGTTGAGGTTTCAAATTATCCGGGAACGACGGTTGAGATTTTAAAGGGGAGATATAAAAACTTCGTAGTATACGACACGCCTGGAATTTATGGACTTTCTTCTTTTAACGATGAAGAAAGGATTGCGAAAAATATAATCATGGATGCTGATGTTATCTTGAATGTTGTTGATGCTGTGAATCTTGAGAGGGATCTCTTTCTTACGCTTCAACTTATAGATTCAGGCAAGCCAGTTGTTGTCGCTTTAAATATGATGGATGAAGCGGAGCAGAAAAAAATAAAAATAAATGTTGAGAAGCTTTCAAATTTACTTGGCGTTACTGTAATTCCAACAGTTGCTGTGAAGCAAATTGGTTTCAAAGAGGTCTTGAATGCGATTGAAAAAGCAACCGCGGGGAACAGAGATAAAAAACTTGCCGAGAAAATCTCATTGATATCAAGGAAATATGGCATAAGCGATATTGAATCTCTTCTGATAATTGAGGGGGATTCGGAAACTATAGATAAATTTAAATCAAAGTTTGATGGAGAAATTTATGCTTGGAATGAGCGTGAAAAAATTTACATTGAAAGAAGAAACAGGGCAAATCAAATCGTTTCGGAAGTTGTAACCATTAATACCGCTGGTGGGAAAGTCTCAGGTTTGATTGGAAGAATTGCGATACATCCTTTCTTTGGTCTTATCTTTATTGGCGTTGTTCTTTATCTTGCATATCTTGTTGTTGGGAAATTGATAGCTCAGGATCTTGTTGAGTTCACGGAGGATAAACTCGGAAAACAAATTTATGAATATAATGTAAGAAAATTTGTTGCAAATTATTTCCCGGTTGAGGTTAATGTGAATGTCCTCAATGAAGATGATGAAATAGTTGATAGCCGAAGTTTTATTTTTGAACATGGTTTTAGGAATTCACCAGATGTTTTGAGGAAAATGCAAAGTTTTGTTCAGGGGAAAAGGGTTGAATATGAATTTAATTTTAAAAATCCTGTTCTCGTCATATTTTTTGGGGAATTTGGTGTTTTAACGATGACTGTGAGATACCTTTTGTTTTTACTTTTACCGCTTGTTGTGGGTTTTTATCTCATGCTTGCAATACTTGAAGATAGCGGTTATTTGCCGAGACTTGCCACATTCGTTGATAGATTGATGAGTTATATTGGCTTGAATGGTAAAGCGGTTATCCCGTTGATCCTTGGATTTGGTTGTGTGACTATGGCAACTATCACGACAAGAATTCTCTCAACGAAAAGAGAAAAAAGAATAATAACAGCCATCCTGCAAATAACAATTCCATGTTCTGCACAGCTTGCTGTGATAACCACTTTACTTATGAGAGCTGGGTTTCAAGCAACTTTAATTTATATTTTTACGATGTTTTCTGTCTTTGTTATGATTGGGATAATTTTAAATAGAATTTTGCCAGGTGGGGCAACTCCACTTTTGATAGATTT carries:
- a CDS encoding Fur family transcriptional regulator, ferric uptake regulator, whose protein sequence is MASAKLIEKVRENFVNHLKKGNLRATEQRYEVLNSVLEMNGHFGAEDLFIRMKNEGKKVSRATVYNTLELLFELGVVSRHKVGNVFVYERAFGREHHDHLICVNCGSIIEFQSEEIEKIQDEICKKYRFKPIRHTHQIFGLCAKCAAKEK
- a CDS encoding Fe2+ transport system protein FeoA, producing the protein MKRGELMRLTEAEPGMELEIYELPVGNFKTHFVRLGVIEGTRVKCIHKLPGGTVVISKRHQEIAVGSEIAKKIMVKKI
- a CDS encoding Tetratricopeptide repeat-containing protein, with translation MSVSKRSTPLINQYTINLQIENNCFKLHQPNSRVELNLSHKIKRLPLLVILSSFIFSGCSIWKNVMSEFNAYFNTYYNAKVTLEQVEQVLYNRVSSEKFLSIEKFDVEFNLPQNEKNKLDDVIKKCSKILQYYLNTSVGDDALLMIGKAYFYQDNYLGAERKFAELISTFPKSKLYDEALYFLMFTLSKEKKYEEVIISFQTKARHDTKNKNLWKLHKIYGLAKFRIGEIDSAIYYLNLASQQAKGEDKAEILFYLGEINEERNSSESAKFYNNTSKTTKRTNLKIYSLIKYAIQQRKLGNYELSERVLNDLIHSNIDKDYERKVYLELARTHHLSGKIELAIQTYTYLDTTYKRTEESAFGYFELARIYETNLGKYDSAKLFYEKAQVEFPQSEASRQAQRKSAVLNDYFRNRLIISRNDSILNSIKMNSDSTISLNIDSIQNLISQAKYSLAWTFHTSLNRVDSAIYYLKDIIENHPESPVTPRSYYLLGTIYELIDTTKAKEIYLELLRKFPYSEFSTQVAKFIGIKNEIISDTLNKIYNIAISLIDTDPEAAIKMLSTICNHNSNSNLKAKAFYAIGWINEYKLKNFAKAIEYYTNVLNNFPESEYAKMAQIKLNPEKYEQSKATTIPSVQTPATKPVEQIKPTTKETEEPEEEPRVRERKRRRIDDN
- a CDS encoding ferrous iron transport protein B; translated protein: MHVHQSAETKVEKDMKKLVLVGNPNVGKSIFFNYLTGLYVEVSNYPGTTVEILKGRYKNFVVYDTPGIYGLSSFNDEERIAKNIIMDADVILNVVDAVNLERDLFLTLQLIDSGKPVVVALNMMDEAEQKKIKINVEKLSNLLGVTVIPTVAVKQIGFKEVLNAIEKATAGNRDKKLAEKISLISRKYGISDIESLLIIEGDSETIDKFKSKFDGEIYAWNEREKIYIERRNRANQIVSEVVTINTAGGKVSGLIGRIAIHPFFGLIFIGVVLYLAYLVVGKLIAQDLVEFTEDKLGKQIYEYNVRKFVANYFPVEVNVNVLNEDDEIVDSRSFIFEHGFRNSPDVLRKMQSFVQGKRVEYEFNFKNPVLVIFFGEFGVLTMTVRYLLFLLLPLVVGFYLMLAILEDSGYLPRLATFVDRLMSYIGLNGKAVIPLILGFGCVTMATITTRILSTKREKRIITAILQITIPCSAQLAVITTLLMRAGFQATLIYIFTMFSVFVMIGIILNRILPGGATPLLIDLPPMRIPRIDNLVRKTWMRTFFFLKEAGMWFFIGAFIVGVMQVTGLLDKWIQTLSPLTVGWLQLPSEASRAFIMGIVRRDFGAAGFYALDLTPMQTVAGLVTITLFVPCIASLMVMLKERGLFEGLLIWISSWVIAFTIGGIVSQILI